The Agrococcus sp. ProA11 genomic sequence GGGACGGCGTTGCCGATATTGCGCAAGGTTGCCGAGACTGTTCTGTGCCAGGAGACAGCAGCCGGGAACGTTTGCAGCACAGCCGCCTCTGTCACCGACAGTCGGCGCCACGCTTCGGGAACAGCGGGGTGTCCGCCGTCGAGCACCGAACGGTGGTACTCAATAATCGATGTACCGGCTTCACTGGGGTCGTCAAGCCATGCCTGGTCAATGATGGGCGTGTGATTCCCGCCTAGAGATGCGCTAAGTGTTGGGGCGACAGACTCCAGGTTGAGTGGGCGTCCTTGACCATTGAAGAGCATTCCAGCGAACGGCGAAGCGCGAGTGACCGGATTGCTTGCCGGAACAATACGCGCCCGACAGTGTTGCCAGACCTCCTGCTCTTCAAAATGCGAAATTGAGGACAGCGCTGATCGTATTGTCCTGGGCGTGATTAGCGGAGCGTCATCCAATGCTTGCATTGTACCCTCGGACGCTTCGTTCGCCGTGATCCCGACCAGAAACATGCGGTGACGAGTCTGTGGCACCCCGTGGTCCGCAGCATTCATGACAAGGATCTTCGACGCGTAACCGAGGTTATCCGCGCGACGCAGTATATCGTCGCGGACGAGTCGCCACTTGGCAT encodes the following:
- a CDS encoding DNA cytosine methyltransferase, whose protein sequence is MLRRGGRRALIQLRGRANKVSTPLISLYSGTGGLDLGFVRAGFSPIFANDVDRFAAFNYSALMASAGIVLPSRHFRLGDISDDYSVIGRHEDAVLVGGPPCQGFSRAGRMDPEDPRSQHVRRFLDAVAAVRPRAFVMENVRSLALDAKWRLVRDDILRRADNLGYASKILVMNAADHGVPQTRHRMFLVGITANEASEGTMQALDDAPLITPRTIRSALSSISHFEEQEVWQHCRARIVPASNPVTRASPFAGMLFNGQGRPLNLESVAPTLSASLGGNHTPIIDQAWLDDPSEAGTSIIEYHRSVLDGGHPAVPEAWRRLSVTEAAVLQTFPAAVSWHRTVSATLRNIGNAVPPLLAQAVADTLRTALAGGTTERQDRTLAA